In Columba livia isolate bColLiv1 breed racing homer chromosome 6, bColLiv1.pat.W.v2, whole genome shotgun sequence, a single genomic region encodes these proteins:
- the ACTR1A gene encoding alpha-centractin isoform X1 yields MESYDVIANQPVVIDNGSGVIKAGFAGDQIPKYCFPNYVGRPKHIRVMAGALEGDIFIGPKAEEHRGLLSIRYPMEHGIVKDWNDMERIWQYVYSKDQLQTFSEEHPVLLTEAPLNPRKNRERAAEVFFETFNVPALFISMQAVLSLYATGRTTGVVLDSGDGVTHAVPIYEGFAMPHSIMRIDIAGRDVSRFLRLYLRKEGYDFHTTSEFEIVKTIKERACYLSINPQKDDTLETEKAQYYLPDGSTIEIGPARFRAPELLFRPDLIGEECEGLHEVLVFAIQKSDMDLRRTLFSNIVLSGGSTLFKGFGDRLLSEVKKLAPKDVKIRISAPQERLYSTWIGGSILASLDTFKKMWVSKKEYEEDGARAIQRQAF; encoded by the exons ATGGAGTCCTACGACGTGATAGCGAACCAGCCCGTCGTGATAGACAAC GGCTCGGGTGTGATAAAAGCAGGCTTTGCAGGTGATCAAATACCAAAATACTGCTTTCCAAACTA TGTGGGCAGACCGAAGCACATTCGTGTTATGGCTGGTGCTTTAGAAGGGGACATTTTCATTGGTCCAAAGGCAGAG GAGCACAGAGGTCTCCTCTCAATCCGATACCCGATGGAGCACGGCATAGTGAAGGACTGGAACGACATGGAGCGCATTTGGCAGTATGTGTATTCAAAAGACCAGCTTCAGACGTTCTCAGAGGAG CATCCTGTGCTGCTGACGGAAGCACCTCTAAACCCACGCAAGAACAGAGAGCGTGCTGCTGAGGTGTTTTTTGAGACCTTCAATGTGCCAGCACTATTCATCTCCATGCAAGCTGTGCTTAGCCT CTACGCTACTGGGAGGACCACAGGAGTGGTGCTAGACTCCGGGGATGGCGTCACCCACGCGGTTCCCATCTATGAAGGCTTTGCCATGCCTCACTCCATCATGCGGATCGACATTGCCGGCCGGGATGTCTCACGCTTCCTGCGCCTCTATCTCCGGAAGGAAGGCTATGACTTCCACACCACCTCTGAGTTTGAGATTGTCAAGACCATCAAGGAG CGTGCCTGCTACCTGTCAATAAACCCCCAGAAGGATGACACTCTGGAAACTGAGAAGGCTCAGTACTACCTGCCAGATGGAAGCACTATTGAG ATCGGCCCTGCCCGTTTTCGGGCCCCAGAGCTCCTGTTCCGGCCGGACCTGATAGGGGAGGAATGTGAAGGACTCCACGAAGTGCTCGTTTTTGCCATTCAAAAATCAGACATGGACCTGAGGCGAACGCTGTTCTCCAACATCGTGCTGTCTGGCGGCTCCACGCTTTTCAAAG GTTTTGGAGACAGACTGTTGAGCGAAGTGAAGAAACTAGCTCCGAAGGACGTCAAAATAAGG aTATCAGCTCCTCAGGAGAGATTGTATTCCACGTGGATTGG TGGTTCTATCCTGGCTTCACTGGACACCTTTAAGAAAATGTGGGTTTCGAAAAAGGAATATGAAGAAGATGGAGCTCGTGCCATCCAGCGACAAGCCTTCTAG
- the ACTR1A gene encoding alpha-centractin isoform X2, producing MAGALEGDIFIGPKAEEHRGLLSIRYPMEHGIVKDWNDMERIWQYVYSKDQLQTFSEEHPVLLTEAPLNPRKNRERAAEVFFETFNVPALFISMQAVLSLYATGRTTGVVLDSGDGVTHAVPIYEGFAMPHSIMRIDIAGRDVSRFLRLYLRKEGYDFHTTSEFEIVKTIKERACYLSINPQKDDTLETEKAQYYLPDGSTIEIGPARFRAPELLFRPDLIGEECEGLHEVLVFAIQKSDMDLRRTLFSNIVLSGGSTLFKGFGDRLLSEVKKLAPKDVKIRISAPQERLYSTWIGGSILASLDTFKKMWVSKKEYEEDGARAIQRQAF from the exons ATGGCTGGTGCTTTAGAAGGGGACATTTTCATTGGTCCAAAGGCAGAG GAGCACAGAGGTCTCCTCTCAATCCGATACCCGATGGAGCACGGCATAGTGAAGGACTGGAACGACATGGAGCGCATTTGGCAGTATGTGTATTCAAAAGACCAGCTTCAGACGTTCTCAGAGGAG CATCCTGTGCTGCTGACGGAAGCACCTCTAAACCCACGCAAGAACAGAGAGCGTGCTGCTGAGGTGTTTTTTGAGACCTTCAATGTGCCAGCACTATTCATCTCCATGCAAGCTGTGCTTAGCCT CTACGCTACTGGGAGGACCACAGGAGTGGTGCTAGACTCCGGGGATGGCGTCACCCACGCGGTTCCCATCTATGAAGGCTTTGCCATGCCTCACTCCATCATGCGGATCGACATTGCCGGCCGGGATGTCTCACGCTTCCTGCGCCTCTATCTCCGGAAGGAAGGCTATGACTTCCACACCACCTCTGAGTTTGAGATTGTCAAGACCATCAAGGAG CGTGCCTGCTACCTGTCAATAAACCCCCAGAAGGATGACACTCTGGAAACTGAGAAGGCTCAGTACTACCTGCCAGATGGAAGCACTATTGAG ATCGGCCCTGCCCGTTTTCGGGCCCCAGAGCTCCTGTTCCGGCCGGACCTGATAGGGGAGGAATGTGAAGGACTCCACGAAGTGCTCGTTTTTGCCATTCAAAAATCAGACATGGACCTGAGGCGAACGCTGTTCTCCAACATCGTGCTGTCTGGCGGCTCCACGCTTTTCAAAG GTTTTGGAGACAGACTGTTGAGCGAAGTGAAGAAACTAGCTCCGAAGGACGTCAAAATAAGG aTATCAGCTCCTCAGGAGAGATTGTATTCCACGTGGATTGG TGGTTCTATCCTGGCTTCACTGGACACCTTTAAGAAAATGTGGGTTTCGAAAAAGGAATATGAAGAAGATGGAGCTCGTGCCATCCAGCGACAAGCCTTCTAG
- the MFSD13A gene encoding transmembrane protein 180, whose product MGLRLLAWLFHLPTAVIYGSLSLFVSILHNVFLLYYVDTFVSVYKIDKLSFWIGETVFLIWNSLNDPLFGWLSDRVFLSTQQPGAEISSPEVVLKRLRALSHNGPLFAISFLAFWVAWAHPGLQFLLCLCMYDSFLTMVDLHHNALLADLAVSAKDRTSLNFYCSLFSAIGSLSVFMSYAVWNKEDFFSFRIFCVVLALCSIIGFTLSTQLLRQRFEADGKAKWDQESTLKELYIEKHSVPQEKRITLAEYLQQLSRHHNFLWFVCMNLVQVFHCHFNSNFFPLFLEHLLSDQISVSTGSFLLGVSYIAPHLNNLYFLSLCRRCGVYAVVRGLFFLKLTLSVVMLLAGPDQVYLLCIFIASNRVFTEGTCKLLNLVVTDLVDEDLVLNRRKQAASALLFGMVALVTKPGQTFAPLIGTWLLCAYTGYDIFQRNPLSNVVSAQPKLESAAALEPTLRQGCFYLLVFVPIACALLQLLSWSQFSLHGKRLQMVKAQRQSLTEGRAPEVKTI is encoded by the exons ATGGGGTTGCGACTGTTGGCTTGGCTTTTTCATTTGCCCACTGCAGTGATCTACGGGTCTCTGTCGctctttgtttccattttgcacAACGTATTCCTCCTGTACTACGTGGACACCTTTGTCTCTGTTTACAAGATTGATAAACTGTCCTTTTGGATAGGAGAG aCAGTGTTTCTGATCTGGAACAGCCTCAATGATCCTCTGTTTGGCTGGCTGAGCGACCGAGTGTTCCTTAGCACGCAGCA GCCAGGAGCAGAGATTTCCTCCCCAGAAGTAGTTCTGAAGAGGCTCAGAGCACTAAGTCACAATGGCCCCCTCTTTGCCATCTCCTTCCTGGCTTTCTGGGTTGCCTGGGCTCATCCTGGTTTGCAGTTCCTTCTTTGCCTTTGCATGTACGACAGCTTTCTCACCATGGTTGACCTCCATCACAACGCCTTGCTCGCAGACCTGGCTGTTTCAGCAAAAGACAGGACTAGCCTCAACTTCTACTGCTCCCTCTTCAGTGCCATAGGCTCCCTCTCTGTCTTCATGTCCTACGCAGTGTGGAACAAAGAGGACTTCTTTTCCTTTCGCATATTTTGCGTGGTGCTGGCCCTCTGCTCCATCATTGGTTTTACCCTGTCCACACAGCTGCTTCGTCAGCGGTTTGAGGCTGATGGGAAAGCAAAATGGGACCAGGAATCAACCCTAAAAGA GCTGTACATTGAGAAACATTCTGTCCCCCAGGAGAAGAGGATCACCCTGGCAGAGTatctccagcagctctcccgGCATCACAACTTCCTCTGGTTTGTCTGCATGAACCTCGTCCAG GTTTTTCACTGCCACTTTAACAGCAACTTCTTCCCTCTGTTCCTGGAGCACCTGCTGTCAGACCAGATCTCTGTCTCTACTGGATCTTTCCTGCTTG GTGTTTCCTACATTGCCCCCCATCTCAACAACCTCTACTTCCTGTCCCTCTGCCGCCGCTGTGGGGTTTATGCTGTGGTTCGAGGACTCTTCTTCCTGAAGCTGACTCTCAGCGTTGTCATGCTTCTGGCAGGACCTGACCAGGTGTATCTGCTCTGCATCTTCATTGCCAG CAACCGGGTGTTCACAGAAGGGACCTGTAAGTTGCTCAACCTGGTGGTGACTGATTTGGTGGATGAGGATCTAGTCCTGAACCGTAGGAAGCAGGCAGCCTCCGCACTGCTCTTTGGGATGGTGGCTTTGGTCACCAAGCCAGGCCAGACCTTCGCCCCTCTGATCGGCACCTGGCTGCTCTGTGCATACACAG GCTACGACATCTTCCAGCGCAACCCCTTGAGCAACGTGGTGAGTGCCCAGCCGAAGCTGGAGTCTGCCGCAGCCTTGGAGCCAACTCTTCGCCAGGGTTGCTTTTACCTCCTTGTCTTCGTGCCCATCGCATGtgcactgctgcagctcctcagctggTCCCAGTTCAGCTTGCATGGGAAGCGTCTGCAGATGGTGAAGGCCCAGCGCCAAAGCCTGACGGAAGGCCGAGCACCAGAGGTCAAAACGATCTAG